Proteins found in one Odocoileus virginianus isolate 20LAN1187 ecotype Illinois chromosome 10, Ovbor_1.2, whole genome shotgun sequence genomic segment:
- the LOC110150590 gene encoding olfactory receptor 2AT4-like yields the protein MEATCNGSKGSSPVFYLVGIPSLPESLFLLVFVIFLLIYLLILVGNTLILVAVVIEPSLHKPMYFFLINLSALDILSTTTTVPKMLSLFLFGDHYLSFSACFLQMYLFHGLNCSEAFILVVMAYDRYVAICRPLHYPVLMTPQTNAALAACAWLTALLLPIPAVVQTSHMTFENIAHTYHCFCDHLAVVQASCSDTTPQTFMGFCIAMVVSFLPLLLVLLSYAHILASVLRISSREGRSKAFSTCSSHLLVVGTYYSSIAIAYVAYRADLPLDFHIVGNVVFAILTPVLNPLIYTLRNKDVKAAITKIACPQNLGNSRAFDP from the coding sequence ATGGAAGCCACCTGCAATGGATCAAAGGGCTCCTCACCTGTCTTCTACTTGGTGGGCATCCCCTCTCTGCCTGAATCCCTCTTCCTCCTTGTCTTTGTCATTTTCCTCTTAATCTATCTGCTCATCCTGGTGGGAAATACCCTGATCCTGGTGGCCGTGGTGATAGAGCCTAGCCTTCACaagcccatgtacttcttcctgatCAACCTCTCGGCCCTGGACATCCTCTCCACTACAACAACTGTCCCCAAGATGCTGTCCCTATTCCTGTTTGGGGACCACTACCTCAGTTTCTCTGCCTGCTTCCTGCAGATGTACCTTTTCCATGGCCTTAACTGCTCTGAAGCCTTCATCCTGGTggtcatggcctatgaccgctatgtggctaTCTGCCGCCCACTGCACTACCCTGTGCTCATGACACCACAGACCAATGCTGCCCTGGCAGCCTGTGCCTGGCTCACTGCCCTCCTTCTGCCCATCCCAGCAGTGGTGCAGACCTCGCACATGACTTTTGAAAACATCGCTCACACCTACCACTGCTTCTGTGACCACTTAGCTGTGGTCCAGGCCTCCTGCTCTGACACCACACCCCAGACCTTCATGGGCTTCTGCATCGCCATGGTGGTGtccttcctgccccttctcctggTGCTTCTCTCCTATGCCCACATCCTGGCCTCAGTGCTTCGCATCAGCTCCCGAGAAGGACGCTccaaagccttctccacctgcagcTCCCACCTCCTGGTGGTTGGCACTTACTACTCATCCATTGCCATAGCCTACGTGGCCTACAgggctgacctgcctcttgacttCCACATCGTGGGCAATGTGGTGTTTGCTATTCTCACACCTGTCCTCAACCCTCTCATCTACACGCTGAGGAACAAGGATGTCAAAGCAGCCATCACCAAAATAGCATGTCCCCAGAACCTAGGGAATTCTAGGGCCTTTGATCCTTAG